One Dioscorea cayenensis subsp. rotundata cultivar TDr96_F1 chromosome 15, TDr96_F1_v2_PseudoChromosome.rev07_lg8_w22 25.fasta, whole genome shotgun sequence genomic region harbors:
- the LOC120277255 gene encoding heparanase-like protein 2 — translation MGLRLLLFLFFYLLPGIIAQNTEDVTIIVRGSATIAETDDNFVCATLDWWPPEKCNYNQCPWGQASILNLNLNHPILSKAIQAFGSLRIRVGGSLEDQVDYGIGDLGQPCLPFKKMQGGLFGFSTGCLSMKRWDELNLLFQKSGAIVTFGLNALKGRKQIRKSVWGGSWNYSNARDFIEYTVSKGYRVDSWEFGNELSGHGIGASVDAEQYGKDIIALKSIVNELYKNSSSKPLILAPGGFFEQEWYAQLLQVSGPGIVNGLTHHIYNLGGGDDSRIASKILDPKYLSQIANTFRNLQLTIQRHGPWSSAWVGEAGGAYNSGSRLVSNKFLNSFWYMDQLGMASKYDTKAYCRQTLIGGNYGLLDTKTFVPNPDYYSALLWHRLMGKGVLSVDMSGSPYLRAYAHCRKQKVGVSILLINLSKSTWFSVTVRNDINVNIAEGGGIHKDGNFVHGLKKTVSWVGRKILDGSAKRQEYHLTALNGNYLSQTVLLNGSPLELTKDGNIPSLQPIFVPADSPVSVAPLSIVFVVAPNFEARVCT, via the exons ATGGGTCTTCgccttttgttgtttctttttttctacttGCTCCCTGGAATAATAGCGCAAAACACCGAAGATGTGACCATCATAGTTAGGGGTTCTGCTACAATTGCTGAAACAGATGATAACTTTGTCTGTGCTACTCTTGATTGGTGGCCTCCGGAGAAATGCAACTATAATCAATGTCCTTGGGGACAAGCTTCTATTCTAAATCTG AACTTGAATCATCCTATTCTATCCAAAGCAATACAAG CTTTCGGTTCTTTGCGGATAAGAGTTGGAGGCTCTTTGGAAGACCAAGTTGATTATGGCATAGGAGACTTGGGACAACCCTGCCTTCCATTTAAAAAGATGCAAGGTGGCCTTTTTGGTTTTTCTACAGGGTGTTTGAGCATGAAGAGATGGGATGAACTCAATCTTCTCTTCCAAAAGTCAGG AGCGATTGTGACATTTGGTCTGAATGCACTAAAAGGGAGGAAACAGATAAGGAAAAGTGTCTGGGGAGGCTCTTGGAATTATAGCAATGCTCGTGACTTCATTGAATACACAGTTTCAAAAGGATATCGAGTTGATTCGTGGGAGTTTG GAAATGAATTGAGTGGGCATGGAATCGGCGCAAGTGTTGATGCTGAACAATATGGGAAAGATATTATTGCTCTCAAATCCATTGTCAATGAGTTATATAAGAATTCAAGTTCAAAACCATTGATATTAGCACCAGGAGGTTTCTTCGAGCAGGAATGGTATGCTCAGCTCCTTCAGGTTTCAGGACCTGGTATTGTTAATGGTTTGACGCATCATATATACAATTTAGGCGGAG GTGATGATTCTCGTATTGCAAGTAAAATCTTGGATCCAAAATATTTGAGTCAAATAGCAAATACATTCAGAAATCTCCAACTCACGATACAGAGGCATGGCCCATGGTCTTCCGCTTGGGTCGGCGAAGCTGGTGGTGCTTATAACAGTGGTAGTCGACTGGTTTCAAATAAGTTTTTGAACAGTTTCTG GTACATGGATCAACTTGGAATGGCATCGAAGTATGATACAAAGGCATATTGCCGACAGACTTTAATCGGTGGCAACTATGGTCTCCTCGACACGAAAACTTTCGTGCCAAATCCTGATTACTACAG TGCACTACTGTGGCATCGGCTTATGGGTAAAGGTGTGCTTTCAGTTGATATGAGTGGATCTCCGTATTTGCGTGCATATGCTCATTGCAGGAAACAAAAA GTAGGTGTATCGATACTGCTGATCAACCTAAGCAAATCGACATGGTTCAGTGTGACTGTCCGAAACGACATCAATGTAAATATCGCTGAAGGAGGTGGCATCCACAAGGATGGAAATTTTGTCCACGGCCTTAAGAAAACCGTTTCATGGGTTGGAAGGAAGATATTAGATGGATCGGCAAAGCGACAAGAGTACCATCTGACTGCACTGAATGGCAACTATCTAAGTCAAACAGTATTGTTGAATGGAAGTCCATTGGAGCTGACTAAAGATGGAAACATTCCTAGTCTTCAACCAATATTTGTTCCAGCAGACTCACCGGTATCGGTAGCACCATTGTCGATTGTCTTTGTGGTCGCCCCGAACTTTGAGGCTCGAGTATGTACATAA
- the LOC120277256 gene encoding heparanase-like protein 2: protein MGRMGVDLLLFLFLNMLTGITSQNTENLTIIVNGSKTIAETDDNFVCATLDWWPPEKCNYNQCPWGQASVLNLNLNHSTLAKAIKAFGSFRLRIGGSLQDQVDYGVGDLAQPCLPFEKKQGGLFGFSNGCLSMKRWDDLNLFFEKTGVIVTFGLNALKGRQQKKKGVWGGRWNYSNAFDFIQYTVSQGYPVDSWEFGNELSGHGIGASVDAKQYGKDLIALKSMLDELYNNSSPQSLILAPGGFFDQSWYAHLLQFSGDRIVNGMTHHIYNLGPGDDPHIASKILDPKYLDQIANTFINLQLTIEKYGPWSSPWVGEAGGAYNSGSQQVSNKFLNSFWYMDQLGMASKYNTQVYCRQTLIGGNYGLLDTNTFMPNPDYYSTLLWHRLMGIDVLSVRVNGSPYLRAYAHCSKDNTGITILLINLSNSTQFNVTVQNDVGEYKTRILEKSANQQEYHLTAENNNYLNQTILLNGSPLELTGDGDIPSLDPIFVGDSPVSVGPLSIVFVVMPDFDTSTCN from the exons ATGGGAAGAATGGGTGTTGatcttcttttgtttctttttctcaacATGCTCACTGGAATAACATCACAAAACACTGAGAATTTAACCATTATAGTTAATGGTTCTAAGACAATTGCCGAAACAGATGATAACTTTGTTTGTGCCACTCTTGATTGGTGGCCTCCAGAGAAATGCAACTATAATCAATGTCCTTGGGGACAAGCTTCTGTTCTGAATCTG AACTTGAATCATTCTACTCTTGCCAAAGCCATTAAAG CCTTTGGTTCTTTCCGGTTAAGAATCGGAGGTTCTTTGCAAGATCAAGTTGATTATGGCGTCGGAGACTTGGCACAACCCTGCCTTCcatttgaaaagaaacaagGTGGCCTTTTTGGCTTTTCAAACGGGTGTTTGAGCATGAAGAGATGGGATGACCTCAATCTTTTCTTCGAAAAAACTGG AGTAATTGTGACATTTGGTCTGAATGCACTGAAAGGGAGGCAGCAAAAAAAGAAGGGTGTCTGGGGAGGCCGTTGGAACTATAGCaatgcttttgatttcattcaATATACAGTTTCACAAGGATATCCAGTTGATTCATGGGAGTTTG GAAATGAATTGAGTGGGCATGGTATCGGTGCAAGTGTTGATGCCAAACAATACGGGAAAGATCTTATTGCACTCAAATCCATGCTCGATGAGTTATATAATAATTCGAGTCCCCAATCATTAATATTAGCACCGGGAGGTTTCTTCGACCAGAGTTGGTATGCTCACCTCCTTCAGTTTTCGGGAGACCGCATCGTTAACGGCATGACGCATCATATATACAATTTAGGTCCAG GTGATGATCCCCACATTGCAAGCAAAATCTTGGATCCAAAATATTTGGATCAAATAGCGAATACGTTCATAAACCTTCAGCTCACAATAGAGAAGTATGGTCCATGGTCTTCTCCGTGGGTTGGTGAAGCTGGCGGTGCTTATAATAGTGGTAGTCAGCAAGTTTCGAATAAGTTTTTGAACAGTTTCTG GTACATGGATCAACTTGGAATGGCATCGAAGTATAATACCCAGGTGTACTGCCGACAGACTTTAATCGGTGGCAACTATGGCCTTCTTGACACAAACACTTTCATGCCAAATCCTGATTACTACAG CACCTTATTGTGGCATCGGCTTATGGGTATCGATGTGCTTTCGGTTCGTGTCAACGGATCTCCATATTTGCGTGCATATGCACATTGCAGTAAAGATAAT ACAGGCATTACTATATTGCTGATCAACCTGAGCAACTCAACCCAGTTCAATGTTACTGtccaaaatgatgttggtgaaTATAAAACCAGAATATTGGAGAAATCAGCAAATCAACAAGAGTATCATCTAACTGCGGAGAATAACAACTATCTAAATCAAACAATACTGCTGAATGGAAGTCCGTTGGAGCTCACCGGAGACGGAGACATTCCTAGTCTTGACCCTATATTTGTTGGCGACTCACCCGTATCGGTAGGACCCTTGTCAATCGTCTTTGTAGTCATGCCGGATTTTGATACTTCAACATGTAATTAA
- the LOC120277400 gene encoding probable galacturonosyltransferase 13: MQIRLSPSMRSITILAGSGGGGGGGGYGLLDLMKVKVAARHVSYRTMLQTVLILAFLLPFVFILTAVVTLEGVNSCSSFDCLGRRFGPSFLVRSDDQSRRLVRNLYKTLDQVNAEGIPDGMKALSSFEEFLSEIKKGQFDARTFAISLKATMENMDKEIKKAKLLEQLHKHFAATSIPKGIHCLSLRLTDEYSSNAHARKQLPAPELLPFLSDNSLHHFVVASDNILAASVVVTSAVRSSLHPEKVVFHVITDKKTYPGMHSWFALNPLSPAIVEVKGVHQFDWLTRENVPVLEAIENNLGVRNHYHGNHLMGTNLSDPPRVVASKLQARSPKYISLLNHLRIYLPELFPNLSKVIFLDDDVVIQRDLSPLWDIDLSGKVNGAVETCKGEDKWVMSKRLKTYLNFSHPRIASKFDPDECAWAYGMNIFDLSVWRKTDIRDTYHHWIKENLKSNLTLWKLGTLPPALIAFRGHIHPIDPSWHMLGLGYQEKSDIDSVRKAAVIHYNGQCKPWLEIGYKHLQPFWTKFVNYSNEFIRNCHILEP; encoded by the exons ATGCAGATACGGCTGTCGCCGAGCATGAGGAGCATCACCATATTGGCGGGCAGCGGTGGAGGTGGCGGCGGAGGTGGCTATGGCTTATTGGACCTCATGAAGGTCAAGGTCGCCGCGCGGCACGTATCGTATCGGACGATGTTGCAGACCGTCCTCATCCTTGCTTTTCTCCTCCCTTTCGTCTTCATCCTCACCGCTGTTGTGACCCTTGAGGGGGTCAACAGCTGCTCGTCTTTTG ACTGCTTAGGAAGGCGGTTTGGGCCGAGTTTTCTTGTTAGGAGTGATGATCAATCGAGG AGGCTTGTGAGGAATCTATACAAGACACTTGATCAAGTAAATGCTGAAGGAATTCCAGATGGCATGAAGGCGCTGAGTTCATTTGAAGAGTTCCTTTCTGAAATAAAGAAAGGCCAGTTTGATGCCAGGACATTTGCAATAAGTCTCAAGGCGACA ATGGAAAATATGGATAAGGAGATAAAAAAGGCAAAGCTTTTAGAGCAGTTGCACAAGCATTTTGCAGCAACTTCTATTCCTAAAGGCATCCATTGTCTATCATTGCGTTTGACTGATGAATATTCATCAAATGCTCATGCACGGAAACAATTGCCTGCTCCAGAGTTGTTACCCTTTCTTTCTGATAATTCTTTACATCATTTTGTTGTAGCAAGTGACAACATTCTTGCTGCCTCTGTTGTGGTCACTTCAGCTGTGAGATCTTCTTTGCACCCTGAGAAGGTGGTCTTTCATGTCATAACTGACAAGAAGACTTACCCTGGTATGCATTCATGGTTTGCTTTGAATCCTCTTTCCCCTGCCATTGTGGAGGTGAAAGGTGTTCACCAGTTTGACTGGTTGACTAGAGAAAATGTACCTGTTCTTGAAGCTATAGAAAATAATCTTGGTGTTAGAAATCACTACCATGGAAATCATCTCATGGGGACCAATCTCAGtgatccccctagggttgttgCTTCGAAGCTGCAGGCTAGGAGTCCGAAATACATTTCTTTGCTGAACCATCTTCGCATATATCTCCCTGAG CTTTTTCCAAACCTCAGCAAGGTGATATTTCTTGATGATGATGTAGTTATTCAGCGTGACTTGTCGCCACTTTGGGACATCGATCTTTCGGGAAAGGTAAATGGTGCTGTAGAAACTTGCAAAGGTGAAGATAAATGGGTGATGTCTAAGCGGCTGAAAACATACCTCAACTTCTCCCATCCCCGCATAGCCAGCAAGTTTGATCCTGATGAGTGTGCTTGGGCCTATGGAATGAATATCTTTGATTTGAGTGTGTGGAGAAAGACAGACATCAGAGATACTTACCATCACTGGATCAAAGAG AATCTGAAGTCGAACCTGACATTGTGGAAGCTTGGAACACTTCCACCAGCGCTGATAGCATTCAGAGGACACATACATCCTATAGATCCATCTTGGCACATGCTAGGCCTGGGTTACCAAGAGAAGTCTGACATTGATAGCGTGAGGAAGGCTGCGGTGATCCATTACAATGGTCAGTGTAAACCATGGCTAGAGATTGGGTACAAACATCTTCAACCTTTCTGGACAAAATTTGTGAATTACTCCAATGAATTTATAAGGAACTGCCATATCTTGGAGCCTTAA